In the Clostridium beijerinckii genome, one interval contains:
- the nadC gene encoding carboxylating nicotinate-nucleotide diphosphorylase, translating to MINYLVIDKIIKDALIEDCPSDDITTNSIIGEESISTVELICKEEGIVAGLEVFKRVFDLLGNVEIEFYKRDGDNVHVKDRIAFLKGNTRSLLVGERIALNLLQRMSGIATLTNRFIQEIKHTNAKLLDTRKTTPNLRILEKYSVKIGGGCNHRFNLSDGIMIKDNHISAAGGIKRAIELTRKNSSFVRKIEVETENLEMVQEALLAGADIIMLDNMSLEIAKEAVEIIGKRALIEFSGNVELNNIKEIAEIGVDYISVGALTHSAKILDFSLKNLTLLEN from the coding sequence ATGATAAATTATTTAGTTATAGATAAAATAATAAAAGATGCACTTATTGAAGATTGTCCAAGCGATGACATAACCACAAATTCAATCATAGGAGAAGAAAGTATCTCTACAGTAGAATTGATTTGCAAGGAAGAAGGCATAGTTGCAGGACTTGAAGTATTTAAAAGAGTATTTGATTTATTAGGAAATGTGGAGATCGAATTTTATAAGCGTGATGGAGATAATGTACATGTAAAAGACAGAATTGCTTTTCTAAAAGGTAATACAAGAAGCTTATTAGTTGGGGAAAGGATTGCTCTAAATTTACTTCAAAGGATGAGTGGAATAGCTACATTAACGAATAGATTTATACAAGAAATAAAACACACAAATGCAAAATTATTAGATACAAGAAAAACAACACCAAATTTAAGGATATTAGAGAAATATTCTGTAAAGATTGGAGGTGGATGTAATCATAGATTTAATTTATCTGATGGTATAATGATTAAAGACAATCATATTAGTGCGGCTGGTGGAATAAAAAGGGCTATAGAGCTAACTAGAAAAAATTCTTCATTTGTTAGAAAAATAGAGGTAGAAACTGAAAATTTAGAAATGGTACAGGAAGCACTATTAGCAGGCGCAGATATAATAATGCTTGACAATATGAGTCTAGAGATAGCTAAAGAAGCAGTTGAAATAATAGGAAAAAGAGCCTTAATAGAATTCTCAGGAAATGTTGAACTAAATAATATTAAAGAAATAGCTGAAATAGGTGTTGATTACATATCTGTAGGAGCATTAACACACTCAGCTAAAATATTGGACTTCAGTTTAAAAAACTTAACATTGTTAGAAAATTAA
- a CDS encoding ATP-binding protein yields MIRRVIKIDEEKCNGCGVCASACHEGAIGIVDGKAKLLRDDYCDGLGDCLPSCETNAISFEEREAAAYDEEAVKINMEKRNTEQKKLELNKNQTIQFGCPGSQSRMLSHKKIEVKDARTEGEIVSQLNQWPVQIKLVSPNAAYFNNANLLIAADCTAYAYGDFHNKFIRNKITLIGCPKLDEGDYSEKLTTILKMNDIKSVTVVRMEVPCCGGIENAVKNALKASDKMIPWQVVTISTNGEIIE; encoded by the coding sequence ATGATAAGAAGAGTTATTAAAATAGATGAAGAGAAATGTAACGGATGTGGTGTTTGTGCAAGTGCCTGTCATGAAGGAGCTATAGGTATAGTAGATGGAAAGGCAAAATTATTAAGGGATGATTATTGTGACGGGCTTGGAGATTGTCTTCCTTCATGTGAAACTAATGCTATTTCTTTCGAAGAGAGAGAAGCAGCTGCTTATGATGAAGAAGCTGTAAAGATAAACATGGAGAAAAGAAATACTGAGCAAAAGAAATTAGAGTTAAACAAGAATCAAACAATTCAATTTGGATGCCCAGGTTCACAATCTAGAATGTTAAGCCATAAGAAGATTGAAGTGAAGGATGCGAGAACTGAGGGTGAGATAGTATCACAATTGAATCAATGGCCTGTGCAGATTAAACTTGTTTCTCCCAATGCAGCATATTTTAATAATGCTAATTTACTTATAGCAGCAGATTGTACAGCCTATGCATATGGAGATTTTCATAATAAGTTTATTAGAAATAAAATTACATTAATAGGATGTCCAAAACTAGATGAGGGAGATTATTCAGAAAAACTAACGACAATTTTGAAGATGAATGATATAAAAAGTGTTACTGTTGTAAGAATGGAAGTTCCATGTTGTGGTGGAATAGAAAATGCTGTGAAAAATGCATTAAAGGCAAGTGATAAAATGATTCCTTGGCAAGTAGTAACTATTTCGACTAATGGAGAAATTATTGAATAA
- a CDS encoding universal stress protein: protein MNKRKVLIPIDGTERSMHSLEFVKEIFPDKDSIEIIIMNVKELVLINEMIVADEIKFAQELGEEILQAAKEKMKDYKTETYFTFGYPGDEIIKKANEENIGVIVMTKSTKRGLNRMIGSVTTNVVKRAKCIVMIVPNDFSISIK from the coding sequence ATGAATAAAAGGAAAGTGTTAATACCAATAGACGGAACAGAAAGAAGTATGCATTCTTTAGAATTTGTAAAAGAAATATTTCCCGATAAAGATTCAATTGAAATTATAATAATGAATGTTAAAGAATTAGTACTGATAAATGAAATGATAGTTGCTGATGAGATAAAATTTGCACAAGAATTGGGTGAAGAAATATTACAAGCAGCTAAAGAAAAAATGAAAGATTATAAGACAGAAACTTATTTTACTTTTGGATATCCAGGAGATGAAATAATAAAGAAAGCAAATGAAGAAAATATAGGAGTAATCGTTATGACTAAATCTACTAAAAGAGGTTTAAATCGAATGATTGGCTCAGTAACTACTAATGTTGTCAAACGTGCCAAATGTATTGTAATGATAGTGCCTAATGATTTTTCAATTAGTATTAAATAA
- a CDS encoding TIGR04540 family protein yields MRAVYRNPRELATCLKDIVDTYYDDLISYEKMEERIMKIVDANREAIYKEKNMSVKIANVLGDKRVDVINKVVESKTKSEV; encoded by the coding sequence ATGAGAGCAGTTTATAGAAATCCAAGAGAATTAGCAACATGTTTAAAGGACATTGTGGATACATATTATGATGACCTAATTTCATATGAAAAGATGGAAGAAAGAATTATGAAGATAGTTGATGCTAATAGAGAAGCTATATATAAAGAAAAAAATATGTCAGTTAAGATAGCTAATGTCTTAGGAGATAAAAGAGTAGATGTAATTAATAAAGTAGTTGAAAGTAAAACTAAGTCAGAAGTTTAA
- the trpS gene encoding tryptophan--tRNA ligase: MGKKVILTGDRPTGKLHIGHYIGSLKNRVVLQESGLYESFIMIADQQALTDNARNPEKIRNSLTEVALDYLAVGIDPSKSNIFVQSQIPELNELTMHYLNLVTLSRLERNPTVKQEIKQKNFENSIPAGFLIYPVSQAADITAFKADTVPVGEDQLPMIEQTREIVRSFNSIYGEVLVEPEAVLPSSNAGRLPGTDGKAKMSKSIGNCIYLSDDADTIKKKVMSMYTDPNHIRVEDPGQIEGNTVFTYLDVFATDKNAVEEMKEHYKRGGLGDVKVKKYLNEILQAELEPIRNRRIEFEKDIDAVYKMLKDGSNKAREVAANTLREVREAIGIEYFTGK, encoded by the coding sequence ATGGGTAAGAAAGTAATATTAACAGGAGATAGACCAACAGGTAAATTACATATAGGACACTATATAGGTTCTTTAAAAAATAGAGTTGTACTTCAAGAATCAGGCTTATATGAAAGTTTTATAATGATTGCAGATCAGCAGGCTTTAACAGACAATGCAAGAAATCCTGAAAAGATAAGAAATAGTTTAACGGAAGTTGCACTCGATTATTTAGCAGTTGGAATTGATCCAAGCAAATCAAATATATTTGTACAATCACAGATACCAGAACTAAATGAATTAACAATGCATTACTTAAATCTTGTTACTTTATCAAGGTTAGAAAGAAATCCAACAGTTAAGCAAGAAATAAAACAGAAAAATTTTGAAAATAGTATTCCGGCAGGGTTTCTTATTTATCCAGTAAGTCAAGCGGCTGATATTACAGCATTTAAAGCAGACACAGTACCAGTTGGAGAAGATCAACTGCCTATGATTGAGCAAACAAGGGAAATCGTTAGAAGTTTTAACTCTATATATGGAGAAGTTCTAGTTGAGCCAGAAGCAGTACTTCCAAGTTCTAATGCAGGAAGATTACCTGGAACGGATGGAAAAGCTAAAATGAGTAAGTCAATAGGAAATTGTATATATCTATCTGATGATGCTGATACGATTAAGAAAAAAGTAATGTCAATGTATACAGATCCTAATCATATAAGAGTAGAAGATCCAGGGCAAATAGAAGGAAATACTGTATTTACTTATCTAGATGTATTTGCAACTGATAAAAATGCTGTTGAAGAAATGAAAGAGCATTATAAGCGTGGTGGTCTTGGTGATGTAAAAGTAAAAAAATACTTAAATGAAATTTTACAGGCTGAATTGGAACCAATAAGAAATAGAAGAATTGAGTTTGAAAAAGATATAGATGCAGTATATAAAATGCTAAAGGATGGTAGCAATAAGGCTAGAGAAGTGGCAGCTAATACTCTTAGAGAAGTTCGAGAAGCAATAGGGATAGAATATTTTACTGGAAAATAA
- a CDS encoding DUF3284 domain-containing protein, protein MKAIGILNYPVEDVFHIFIKNAKKDFSDFNEEDATGCKIQKSINTGRPNPVECTVEITGYAKNEKYQITTSTDFTTCISTYNFKGQKDGTTKLVFEEEQSTDKFFGYMSLWIQRFMARRAFKAKYNNIVDALNNELKTYANNKERSKPKNK, encoded by the coding sequence ATGAAAGCTATTGGAATATTAAATTATCCAGTAGAAGATGTGTTCCATATTTTTATAAAAAATGCAAAGAAAGATTTTTCGGATTTTAACGAAGAAGATGCGACAGGATGTAAGATTCAAAAGAGTATAAATACTGGTAGACCTAATCCAGTAGAATGTACAGTTGAAATAACAGGATATGCAAAAAATGAAAAATATCAAATTACTACCTCAACTGATTTTACAACATGTATATCCACATATAATTTCAAAGGGCAAAAAGATGGCACAACCAAATTAGTATTTGAAGAAGAACAGTCAACAGATAAGTTTTTTGGATATATGTCATTATGGATTCAAAGATTTATGGCTAGGCGCGCCTTTAAGGCAAAGTATAATAATATTGTAGATGCTCTCAATAATGAATTGAAGACATATGCTAATAATAAAGAACGAAGCAAGCCTAAAAATAAATAA
- a CDS encoding aminopeptidase, translating into MLDNLLSKYAKLAIIKGVNIQKDGLLVINSPIECSNFARLLADEAYKYGASDVVINYNDEKFNKIRFNNSSKEILSITPKFEKDKYDYYVENNAAFLSISASDPDIFKDVDSDKISAYQKGRRTALEKYHSACTSNKNAWCIVSIPTENWAKKVFSESNSSEAIEKLWDAIFTVMRLKESDPIDAWNKHTKLLHDKVLELNSYKFKYLHFTNSLGTDLKIGLVQDHIWCGGEDITQDGLRFIANMPTEEVYTTPKLDDVNGIVFSSKPLSYCGNLINNFSLTFKNGKVVACSAETGLDILTELLNTDEGSRYLGEVALVPYNSPISNSNIIFYNTLYDENASCHLALGSSYPCCIKNGEKMTREESILSGSNVSLIHVDFMIGTKDTNITGITPAGEEIKIFNNGNWV; encoded by the coding sequence TTGTTAGATAACCTTTTATCTAAATATGCTAAACTTGCTATTATCAAAGGTGTAAATATACAAAAAGATGGACTTTTAGTTATAAATAGCCCTATTGAGTGTAGTAACTTTGCAAGACTACTTGCAGATGAAGCCTATAAATATGGTGCTTCTGATGTAGTTATAAATTATAATGATGAAAAATTCAATAAGATACGATTTAATAATTCTTCAAAGGAAATTCTTTCTATTACGCCAAAATTTGAAAAAGATAAATATGACTATTACGTAGAAAACAATGCAGCATTTTTGAGTATTTCCGCGTCTGATCCAGATATTTTCAAAGATGTAGATTCGGATAAAATATCGGCATACCAAAAAGGCAGACGTACAGCCTTAGAGAAATATCATAGTGCATGTACTTCCAACAAAAATGCTTGGTGCATAGTTTCAATTCCAACTGAAAACTGGGCAAAAAAAGTCTTTAGTGAATCTAACTCATCTGAAGCAATCGAAAAATTATGGGATGCAATTTTTACTGTTATGAGACTTAAAGAATCCGATCCTATAGATGCATGGAATAAGCACACTAAACTTCTTCATGATAAGGTATTAGAATTAAATTCCTATAAATTTAAATATCTTCATTTTACAAATTCTCTTGGAACTGATTTAAAAATAGGATTAGTTCAAGATCATATTTGGTGCGGGGGTGAGGATATAACGCAAGATGGTCTGAGATTTATTGCTAATATGCCTACAGAAGAAGTTTATACTACCCCTAAATTGGATGACGTAAATGGAATTGTTTTTAGTTCAAAGCCTTTAAGCTATTGTGGAAATTTAATAAACAATTTTTCATTAACATTTAAAAATGGTAAAGTTGTAGCTTGTTCTGCTGAAACTGGATTAGATATTTTAACTGAGCTTCTTAATACAGACGAAGGTTCAAGATATCTAGGTGAGGTTGCCTTAGTTCCATATAATTCTCCAATTTCAAATTCAAATATAATTTTTTATAATACATTATATGACGAAAATGCTTCATGCCATTTAGCTCTTGGTTCTTCATATCCTTGCTGCATAAAGAACGGAGAAAAAATGACAAGAGAAGAATCAATTCTATCTGGTTCAAATGTATCGTTGATACATGTTGATTTTATGATAGGAACTAAAGATACAAATATAACTGGTATTACACCAGCTGGTGAAGAAATTAAAATTTTTAATAATGGTAATTGGGTTTAA
- the polA gene encoding DNA polymerase I, with protein sequence MKKLLVLDSNSLMNRAFYALPPLTNSDGINTNAIYGFINMLLKMKDEINPDSIIATFDLKAPTFRHKEYSEYKAGRNKMPPELAEQFPIIKELFKLMGIKIFEVEGFEADDLIGTVSKFAEDNNTEVFVVTGDRDALQLASEKTKIIITKKGVSETAVYDKESFMDEFEVTPEQFIDVKGLMGDKSDNIPGVPGVGEKTAFKLIKEYGSVEEVIKNIDKISGKKLKENLENNVEQAIFSKKLATIMREVPIELNLEDISSSNKENILEIKKMLIKLEMKSILSKFKDDTVQEESNIEVRNITTIEDMKALFSEMRNRIYIDYTLTDASKYSKLKLEYLIFGEENKGTIIDFKDISSKYSEEALKVLKNLMEDDNVKKVIHDGKNFVTFLNKNQIEIKGFDFDTAIAAYLIDSSKSKYEILELVNHYIGDNPNSEDSNIKAILCSYLPMVYEKLKENLHKENMDQLYYEVEHPLIYVLSSMESIGFNINQGMLDELQTKFKKEIDKTQKEIYELADEEFNISSPKQLGKILFEKLDLPVIKKTKTGYSTNQEVLEKLMNKHDIIPKIMYYRQITKINSTYVEGLKNVVDEDGRIHSNFNQTVTTTGRLSSTEPNLQNIPIKYEMGREIRKVFIPMEETDILVSCDYSQIELRVLAHIAGDENMIDAFEHHSDIHTKTASEVFKVPIEEVTSLMRSRAKAVNFGIVYGISAFSLAEDLKITKKEAEEYMSIYLERYPKIKEYLENVVDEAKEKGYVLTILNRRRFIPEIKSSNKIVKALGDRLAMNAPIQGSAADIIKLAMVNVYNRLNEKELKSELILQVHDELILNVKKDEFEEVKNLVAYEMENAIKLKVALDVDVNFGDTWYDAK encoded by the coding sequence ATGAAAAAATTATTGGTTTTAGACTCAAATTCACTTATGAATAGGGCTTTTTATGCTTTGCCTCCTCTTACAAATAGTGATGGAATAAATACTAATGCCATTTATGGTTTTATAAATATGCTACTTAAAATGAAGGATGAAATTAATCCAGATAGTATAATTGCTACTTTTGATTTGAAAGCACCAACTTTTAGACATAAAGAGTATTCTGAATATAAAGCAGGTAGGAATAAGATGCCGCCAGAACTTGCGGAACAATTCCCGATTATTAAAGAACTATTTAAGTTAATGGGAATTAAGATATTTGAAGTTGAAGGCTTTGAGGCAGATGATTTGATTGGAACAGTATCAAAATTTGCTGAGGACAATAATACAGAAGTATTTGTAGTTACAGGAGATCGTGATGCACTTCAACTAGCATCAGAAAAAACTAAAATTATAATTACTAAGAAAGGTGTCAGTGAAACTGCTGTTTATGATAAAGAAAGCTTTATGGATGAGTTTGAAGTGACTCCAGAGCAATTTATAGATGTAAAAGGATTAATGGGAGATAAGTCAGATAATATACCAGGCGTTCCAGGAGTGGGAGAAAAGACTGCTTTTAAGCTTATAAAGGAATATGGATCTGTTGAAGAAGTTATTAAAAATATAGATAAAATTTCCGGGAAAAAACTTAAGGAAAATTTAGAAAATAATGTTGAACAAGCAATATTTTCTAAGAAATTAGCTACAATTATGAGAGAAGTTCCAATTGAATTAAATTTAGAAGATATAAGTTCTAGTAATAAAGAAAATATATTAGAAATTAAGAAGATGCTCATTAAACTTGAGATGAAGTCAATACTATCTAAATTTAAAGATGACACAGTTCAGGAAGAATCTAACATTGAAGTGAGAAATATTACTACAATTGAAGATATGAAAGCATTATTTTCAGAGATGAGAAATAGAATTTATATAGATTATACTTTAACTGATGCATCTAAATATTCTAAATTAAAACTTGAATATTTAATATTCGGGGAAGAAAATAAGGGTACTATTATAGATTTTAAAGACATAAGTTCTAAGTATAGTGAAGAAGCTTTAAAAGTTTTGAAAAATCTTATGGAAGATGATAATGTTAAAAAAGTTATTCATGATGGAAAAAACTTTGTTACATTTTTAAATAAAAATCAAATTGAAATAAAGGGATTTGATTTTGATACTGCGATAGCAGCTTATTTAATTGATTCATCAAAGAGTAAATATGAAATTCTAGAACTTGTTAATCATTATATTGGTGATAATCCTAACAGTGAAGACAGCAATATTAAGGCAATTCTTTGCAGTTACTTACCTATGGTTTATGAAAAATTAAAAGAAAATCTTCATAAGGAAAATATGGATCAACTTTATTATGAAGTGGAGCATCCATTAATTTATGTGCTTTCATCCATGGAGAGTATTGGATTTAACATAAATCAAGGTATGTTAGATGAGCTACAGACTAAGTTTAAAAAAGAAATCGATAAGACACAAAAAGAAATATATGAATTAGCGGATGAGGAATTTAATATTAGTTCTCCTAAGCAACTAGGAAAAATATTATTTGAAAAATTGGATTTACCAGTCATTAAGAAAACAAAAACTGGATATTCAACTAACCAAGAAGTTTTAGAGAAGCTAATGAATAAGCATGATATAATACCTAAAATAATGTATTATAGGCAAATCACAAAGATAAATTCTACATATGTAGAAGGTTTAAAAAATGTGGTTGATGAAGATGGGCGTATCCATTCAAACTTCAATCAAACTGTAACTACAACAGGAAGACTATCAAGCACAGAACCTAATTTGCAAAATATTCCTATAAAATATGAAATGGGTAGAGAAATAAGAAAAGTATTTATACCAATGGAAGAAACTGATATACTGGTTTCATGTGACTATTCGCAAATAGAATTAAGGGTATTGGCTCATATTGCTGGAGATGAAAATATGATAGATGCATTTGAGCATCATAGTGATATTCACACAAAAACTGCTTCGGAAGTATTTAAAGTTCCGATAGAAGAGGTTACTTCTCTTATGAGAAGTAGAGCAAAAGCAGTTAATTTTGGGATAGTGTATGGAATAAGTGCGTTTAGCCTTGCAGAAGATTTAAAGATCACAAAGAAAGAAGCAGAAGAATACATGTCTATATATTTAGAAAGATATCCTAAGATAAAAGAATATCTTGAAAATGTTGTAGATGAAGCTAAAGAAAAGGGATATGTATTGACAATTTTAAATAGAAGAAGATTTATTCCAGAGATAAAATCTTCAAATAAAATAGTTAAGGCTTTGGGTGATAGATTGGCAATGAATGCACCAATTCAAGGAAGTGCAGCTGATATAATAAAGCTTGCAATGGTAAATGTTTATAACAGATTAAATGAAAAAGAATTAAAAAGTGAATTAATCCTTCAAGTACACGATGAACTTATTTTAAATGTAAAAAAAGATGAATTTGAAGAAGTTAAAAATTTAGTTGCTTATGAAATGGAAAATGCAATTAAGTTAAAAGTAGCACTTGATGTAGATGTTAATTTTGGAGATACATGGTACGATGCCAAATAA
- the coaE gene encoding dephospho-CoA kinase (Dephospho-CoA kinase (CoaE) performs the final step in coenzyme A biosynthesis.) produces the protein MVKIGLTGGIGTGKSTVSNILSKEGLKIIDADSIAKEVLENNPKILEMVRAQFGAGFFDWRGEFRRKEFGNHIFRFPKQRIKYESIIMPYIKQSIEEKIKLHEQKNEKIVIIDAPTLIENNMHEEMDYIVLVYADNSVQIQRVMNRDKLTKVETVSRINSQMSMEEKKEFANIIIDNNTDLIELQKQVYDFIDFIKLIC, from the coding sequence ATGGTTAAAATTGGTTTAACAGGTGGAATCGGCACCGGAAAAAGCACTGTATCAAATATTTTAAGTAAAGAAGGACTAAAAATAATAGATGCAGATTCTATAGCTAAAGAAGTACTTGAAAATAATCCAAAGATATTAGAAATGGTTCGGGCACAATTTGGAGCAGGTTTCTTTGACTGGAGAGGTGAATTTAGAAGGAAAGAATTTGGAAACCACATATTCAGATTTCCTAAACAAAGAATAAAATATGAAAGTATAATTATGCCGTATATTAAACAATCAATTGAAGAAAAGATAAAATTGCACGAACAAAAGAATGAAAAAATAGTAATAATAGATGCTCCTACTTTAATTGAAAATAATATGCATGAGGAAATGGATTATATTGTACTTGTATATGCGGATAATTCAGTTCAAATTCAAAGAGTTATGAATAGAGATAAATTAACTAAAGTTGAAACTGTTAGTAGAATAAATTCTCAAATGTCTATGGAAGAAAAAAAAGAGTTTGCGAATATTATTATTGACAATAATACTGATTTAATCGAATTGCAGAAGCAAGTTTATGATTTTATTGATTTTATAAAACTAATATGCTAA
- a CDS encoding lytic transglycosylase domain-containing protein, with protein MKFLRKTFCAIVFLVVIVAAIGIGSRYIIKEKFFPYKYQQYVDMYSSQYNLDPLLVLAVIKTESKFDDDAHSHKNAVGLMQITVDTGQWAAKEMGYNTFSKEDLYNEEYNIKMGCWYLRRLNDTFDKDMDLTIAAYNAGPTNVQSWLDNRKYSSDGKSVDYIPFGETKKYVDKVNTYYHIYQYLYDKKDDYFEADKVVDLMKSFLNVHFLS; from the coding sequence ATGAAGTTTCTAAGAAAAACCTTTTGTGCAATAGTATTCTTAGTAGTAATTGTAGCAGCAATTGGCATAGGTTCGAGATATATTATAAAAGAAAAGTTTTTTCCTTATAAGTACCAGCAGTATGTTGATATGTACAGTTCGCAGTATAATCTAGATCCATTGCTAGTACTAGCAGTTATAAAAACTGAAAGTAAATTTGATGATGATGCGCATTCACATAAAAATGCCGTAGGTCTTATGCAAATAACGGTTGATACTGGACAATGGGCAGCGAAAGAAATGGGATATAATACATTCTCTAAAGAAGACCTGTATAATGAAGAATATAATATTAAAATGGGATGCTGGTACCTTAGGCGTTTGAATGATACTTTTGATAAAGATATGGATTTGACAATTGCAGCATACAATGCAGGACCAACTAATGTGCAATCATGGCTTGATAATAGAAAATACTCTTCAGATGGAAAAAGTGTAGATTATATACCTTTTGGGGAAACAAAAAAATATGTTGATAAGGTAAACACATATTATCATATATATCAATATCTTTATGATAAAAAAGACGATTATTTTGAGGCAGATAAGGTAGTTGATCTAATGAAAAGCTTCCTAAATGTACATTTTTTAAGTTAA
- a CDS encoding methyl-accepting chemotaxis protein yields the protein MFKSIKGKLVSLISMLIISMILLSLYSINNLNVINTVSANMSTELIPGLIQSGNINTMTSDFRIMEYEHIISTDKNEMAQKEKDMEAKNNEIQSSMNLYEKTFYDDKDKQLFETAKNDWNQYLKIHEKVIALSRDLRTDEAMEIMNGEGKKYFDSASGSLIELSKYNQEMGANFSKQGSDIYQKVKNISIIIISVLIIFSMVISFMIIKGIIASLKSLKDELDALAEKGGDLTQEIKVKSKDEIAGLANSLNKFISNLRLIISEVNESTENVININNDINSKIDNLSSTIEEVSSSTESIAAGMEETAASSEEMLATSHEIEKAVEGISEKIQDGLISVEGIQKSADDVKKNTIESQEKAKAIFLETKGGLEKAIENSHIVARISILSESIIEIAAQTDLLALNAAIEAARAGDAGKGFAVVAEEVRKLAEESKNVVTEIKNVTDKVTESVGDLSNNSSKLLKFISNNVDNDYKSMMEVADKYSKDADFVNSLVSDFSSTSEELLASIQDILKTIDQVAEASTDGAEGTTEIAEKVVEINEKTNKIILNINESKESTSKLIKKISTFKF from the coding sequence ATGTTCAAATCGATTAAAGGTAAATTAGTATCACTTATATCTATGCTTATTATTTCAATGATTCTTTTAAGTTTGTATTCAATTAATAACTTAAATGTGATTAATACAGTTTCAGCTAATATGTCTACAGAATTAATTCCAGGATTAATCCAATCAGGGAATATAAACACGATGACATCTGATTTTAGAATAATGGAATATGAACATATAATCTCAACTGACAAAAATGAAATGGCTCAAAAAGAAAAAGATATGGAAGCAAAAAATAACGAAATTCAAAGCAGTATGAATTTATATGAAAAAACATTTTATGATGATAAAGATAAGCAATTATTTGAGACAGCTAAAAATGATTGGAATCAATATTTGAAGATACATGAGAAAGTTATAGCCTTGAGTAGAGATTTAAGAACTGATGAGGCCATGGAAATCATGAATGGAGAAGGAAAGAAATACTTCGACTCAGCATCAGGATCATTGATTGAATTATCTAAGTATAATCAAGAAATGGGAGCGAATTTTTCTAAGCAGGGTAGTGATATATACCAAAAAGTAAAGAATATATCTATAATAATTATTTCAGTATTAATTATTTTTTCAATGGTTATTTCATTTATGATTATCAAAGGAATAATAGCATCACTAAAAAGTTTAAAGGATGAGTTAGATGCACTTGCAGAAAAAGGTGGTGACCTAACTCAAGAAATTAAAGTTAAATCTAAGGATGAAATTGCTGGACTTGCAAATAGTTTAAATAAATTTATATCAAACTTAAGGTTAATAATTAGTGAGGTCAATGAGAGTACTGAAAATGTTATAAATATAAATAATGATATAAATAGTAAGATAGATAATCTATCAAGTACAATAGAAGAAGTTTCAAGCAGTACAGAGAGTATTGCTGCTGGAATGGAAGAAACAGCTGCATCATCAGAGGAGATGCTAGCAACATCTCATGAAATCGAAAAAGCTGTAGAGGGAATCTCGGAAAAAATTCAAGATGGATTAATATCAGTTGAAGGAATACAAAAAAGTGCAGATGATGTTAAGAAAAATACGATTGAGTCACAAGAAAAAGCAAAGGCGATATTTTTAGAGACAAAAGGAGGTCTTGAAAAAGCTATTGAAAACTCTCATATTGTAGCTAGAATTAGTATATTATCTGAATCTATAATCGAGATTGCCGCACAAACAGATTTGTTGGCATTGAATGCTGCTATTGAAGCTGCTAGAGCAGGGGATGCAGGAAAAGGATTTGCAGTTGTTGCAGAAGAGGTAAGAAAACTTGCAGAAGAATCTAAGAATGTAGTTACTGAAATAAAGAACGTTACTGATAAAGTTACAGAATCTGTAGGTGATTTATCAAACAATTCAAGTAAGCTTTTGAAATTTATTTCAAATAACGTAGATAATGATTATAAATCTATGATGGAAGTTGCAGATAAATATAGCAAGGATGCAGACTTTGTTAATAGTTTAGTTTCGGACTTTAGCTCAACTTCAGAGGAACTTTTGGCATCTATACAGGATATTTTAAAAACAATAGATCAAGTTGCAGAAGCTTCCACAGATGGAGCGGAAGGAACTACTGAAATAGCAGAAAAGGTAGTCGAAATAAATGAGAAAACTAATAAAATAATATTAAATATAAATGAATCTAAAGAGAGTACAAGTAAATTAATTAAAAAAATATCTACATTTAAATTTTAA